In Fodinibius salicampi, a single genomic region encodes these proteins:
- a CDS encoding integron integrase, whose protein sequence is MSKLSLLARLRTAIRRRNYSYKTEQAYVNWVVRYVKFHNLKHPGKMNEDDLVKYLNYLAEERQVAGSTQNQALCAILFLYKHVLDQPLEKMMDFQRAKTPKKLPVVLTPGEVRSLLQKMKGTSKLIARLLYGAGFRISECLRLRVLDLDFEYNQIQVRSGKGNKDRVTIMPQITKRKLKGQVKKVKMLHQKDVQDGYAETLLPKALSQKYPNAAKKFKWQYLFPSPQRAKDPRSGLVHRHHISDTTIQRKVKKGVEKSDINKHATCHTLRHSFATHLLEAGYDIRTVQELLGHKNVKTTMIYTHVIKNKGSVIKSPADVLHK, encoded by the coding sequence ATGTCAAAGCTTTCATTACTTGCCCGGCTAAGAACAGCAATCCGTCGCAGAAATTATAGCTACAAAACGGAACAGGCGTATGTTAACTGGGTCGTTCGTTATGTCAAATTTCATAATCTGAAACACCCCGGTAAAATGAATGAAGATGATCTGGTCAAGTATTTGAATTACCTGGCAGAAGAGCGACAGGTAGCCGGCTCAACCCAAAACCAGGCGCTCTGTGCAATTTTGTTCTTATATAAACACGTTCTGGATCAGCCTCTCGAAAAAATGATGGACTTTCAACGAGCGAAAACTCCTAAAAAACTGCCAGTAGTGTTAACTCCTGGAGAGGTGCGGTCTCTACTACAGAAAATGAAAGGGACATCCAAACTGATTGCCCGGCTGCTTTACGGTGCAGGTTTTCGCATATCTGAATGCCTTCGCCTAAGGGTATTGGATCTGGATTTTGAGTACAATCAAATTCAGGTACGTTCGGGCAAAGGGAATAAAGACCGGGTTACTATAATGCCCCAGATAACCAAAAGGAAACTAAAAGGACAGGTCAAAAAGGTAAAAATGCTTCATCAAAAAGATGTGCAAGACGGTTATGCCGAAACGTTGCTTCCAAAAGCCTTGTCACAAAAATATCCCAATGCAGCTAAAAAATTTAAATGGCAGTATCTTTTCCCTTCACCTCAGAGAGCAAAAGACCCACGTTCGGGATTGGTACATCGACATCATATTTCCGATACAACCATACAACGAAAGGTCAAGAAGGGGGTAGAAAAAAGCGATATCAATAAGCATGCAACATGCCATACCTTACGACACAGCTTCGCCACGCACTTATTGGAAGCTGGATACGATATCCGAACCGTTCAGGAACTGCTGGGACACAAAAATGTTAAAACAACAATGATTTACACACACGTTATAAAAAACAAGGGGAGTGTTATTAAAAGTCCGGCGGATGTTTTACACAAATAA
- a CDS encoding DUF5694 domain-containing protein: MRFVLILLSIFSLVLTDSALAQYSGKSSTKEDDFKKTKVLVLATHHISHYEDDFSPTLLDSLINVLKDYSPTIIGMEVLSGVQIAEMERRGGPYDSWLISFAEEQLRYGSQAQEALDISWRKANMVADSLLGKVQSAKEIADSTRLELINHLIASYRLHTAALQWSYLSEENQSNQSIIPKTTVKGLTNILNSADETVSISLRLAHQLNLQRLYPIDDHLDKDSFYSENDTQLDKALDDSTVQALKNAPYLVKQGDLLEQGMEDSTWLPLYKYMNSPAYYDQDKEKQWRNIFLETSNVPLRSRLALWEERNLKIAAHIRSAIARDPGGRVLITIGASHKAFLDLYLKEMMGIEVVHLSDII; encoded by the coding sequence ATGCGTTTCGTTTTAATACTATTATCAATTTTTAGTTTAGTATTAACTGATTCCGCTCTTGCCCAATATTCAGGAAAATCATCGACCAAAGAAGACGACTTTAAAAAAACTAAAGTCCTTGTTTTAGCAACGCATCACATTAGCCATTATGAGGATGATTTTTCTCCAACGCTTCTTGACTCATTAATCAATGTTTTAAAAGACTATTCGCCCACTATAATTGGCATGGAAGTACTTTCAGGTGTCCAGATTGCAGAAATGGAACGACGGGGCGGACCTTATGACTCATGGCTTATTAGCTTTGCAGAAGAGCAGCTCAGATATGGATCGCAAGCACAAGAAGCTCTTGATATTTCTTGGCGAAAAGCGAACATGGTAGCCGACTCCCTGTTGGGGAAAGTGCAAAGTGCAAAAGAAATTGCAGACAGTACAAGATTAGAATTGATCAATCATCTGATTGCTTCTTACCGATTGCATACCGCTGCCTTACAATGGTCTTATCTAAGTGAAGAAAATCAATCGAATCAATCAATTATTCCCAAAACTACAGTAAAGGGACTCACTAATATCCTCAACTCCGCAGATGAAACTGTATCGATTTCACTTCGGCTTGCTCATCAATTGAATCTACAGCGATTATATCCAATCGATGATCACTTGGATAAAGATAGCTTTTATTCGGAAAATGACACTCAACTTGACAAAGCATTAGATGATTCTACTGTGCAGGCATTAAAGAATGCTCCATATTTAGTCAAGCAGGGAGATCTTTTGGAGCAAGGAATGGAAGACAGTACCTGGCTTCCTTTATATAAGTATATGAATTCACCTGCTTATTACGACCAAGACAAAGAAAAACAATGGCGAAATATTTTTCTTGAAACTTCTAACGTACCCTTGCGCTCTCGGCTTGCTCTGTGGGAAGAACGTAACCTGAAAATTGCTGCTCATATTCGTTCTGCAATTGCTCGTGACCCAGGCGGACGTGTTTTGATTACCATAGGGGCTTCTCATAAAGCATTTCTTGATTTATATCTCAAAGAAATGA